The proteins below come from a single Dermacentor albipictus isolate Rhodes 1998 colony chromosome 7, USDA_Dalb.pri_finalv2, whole genome shotgun sequence genomic window:
- the LOC135905661 gene encoding alpha-ketoglutarate-dependent dioxygenase alkB homolog 4, which produces MEPKCSCKGVRTCLACEQVKEPSKHAISKRKVRHPFTFCTDCRLCWPGWIDNSESTESTQNSHDGYSPPLKVPGIEVYEEFLTRDEEAILVDGIDAHEWVGSQSGRLKQDFGPRVNFKKKRVRAGEFGGLPAYYTSVEQKMSRCPVVSDFEAVELCNLDYSPKRGSCIDPHYDDWWLWGHRLVTFNLLSDTVLTLSRPEQHWMLTDEDLIDEPSAPAADYCPQPSVTVAHDRGVCKSWSEDFKDSVSVRTPPRLCAVQVALPRRSMLVLYGDARYKWHHSILRDDVTSRRVAMTVRELSEEFLEGGASCDFGAELLEIAKLRV; this is translated from the coding sequence ATGGAACCCAAGTGTTCCTGCAAGGGCGTGAGAACGTGTCTCGCTTGCGAGCAAGTCAAAGAACCCAGCAAACACGCCATATCCAAACGAAAGGTGCGACATCCGTTCACCTTTTGCACCGACTGCAGACTGTGTTGGCCGGGATGGATAGACAACAGTGAATCGACGGAAAGTACTCAGAACAGCCACGACGGATACTCCCCTCCGCTCAAGGTGCCGGGCATCGAGGTCTACGAAGAGTTCCTGACGCGCGACGAAGAGGCGATCCTCGTCGACGGCATCGACGCCCACGAATGGGTCGGATCTCAGTCGGGTCGCCTCAAGCAAGACTTCGGGCCCCGCGTCAACTTCAAGAAGAAACGCGTCAGGGCCGGCGAGTTCGGGGGCCTACCGGCCTACTACACGAGCGTCGAGCAGAAGATGAGCCGCTGCCCCGTCGTGTCCGACTTCGAGGCGGTCGAGCTGTGCAACCTCGACTACAGCCCCAAACGCGGCTCGTGCATCGACCCGCACTACGACGACTGGTGGCTCTGGGGTCACCGGCTCGTCACCTTTAACCTCTTGTCCGACACGGTGCTGACCCTGTCGCGCCCCGAGCAGCACTGGATGCTCACCGACGAAGACCTGATCGACGAGCCGTCGGCGCCTGCCGCCGACTATTGCCCGCAGCCGTCGGTGACCGTCGCGCACGACAGGGGCGTCTGCAAGTCGTGGAGCGAAGACTTCAAGGACTCCGTGTCGGTGCGGACTCCGCCCCGCCTGTGTGCCGTGCAGGTCGCGCTGCCGCGCCGGTCGATGCTGGTGTTGTACGGCGACGCGCGGTACAAGTGGCACCACTCGATCCTCAGGGACGACGTGACGAGTCGTCGGGTCGCCATGACGGTGCGAGAGCTGTCGGAGGAATTTCTCGAAGGCGGCGCCTCGTGCGATTTCGGCGCCGAGCTGCTCGAAATCGCGAAGTTGCGCGTGTGA